The Acidobacteriota bacterium nucleotide sequence CAGGCAAACTGGTAAAGGAAGGAGCTCACATAAACGCCATCGGCGCCTTCACCCCCGATGCCCGAGAACTCGATGACGAGATCATATCTCGGGCTAAGATCGTGGTCGACTCAAGAAAGATGGCAAAGATCGAGCCGGGAGATATCATCATCCCCTTAAATACTGGGGTGATAAAAGAGGACGACATCCTGGCGGAGATAGGCGAGGTCCTCGCTGGGAAGAAGGCTGTAAGAAGCTCTAAGAGGGATATCACCTTATTCAAATCTGTCGGGCTCGCTGTCCAGGACATCGCGGTAGCAGACCTCGCCTACCGTAAGGCAGCGGAGCTCGGTTTGGGTAAGGAGATCGAACTTTGACTACTAAGAAAGATGAGGAGTTCCTCCGCCTCGCCCTCGCCGAGGCGAAAAGAGGGGCTGAGGAGGGCGAGGTGCCGGTAGGAGCGATCATCGTTATAGAAGATGAGGTAGTCGCTTCTGCCCACAACAAGCCCATATCCCTGAACGATCCAACCGCCCATGCCGAGATCCTGGCGATACGGGAAGCGGCGGAGAAACTCGGAAACTACCGGCTTACTGGTGGCACCATCTATGTAACCATCGAGCCCTGTATTATGTGTATAGGCGCTATCCTCCAGGCAAGGCTCAGCAGGCTCGTCTACGGTGCAGATGACCCAAAGTTCGGTGGAGTTTCTTCTCTCATCGATCTATCAAAGATAAGGGGATTGAACCACAAGCTCGAAATCATCTCTGGGGTGCTCAAGGAGGAATCCGCCTCCCTCCTCCGCTCGTTCTTTGGGAAGAGAAGAAGGGAAAAGGAATAGACAAATAAGAACATTTTCACTATATTATCAATTGAGCGGAGAGGTACCCAAGTGGCCGTAAGGGGGCCGACTCGAAATCGGCTTGTCCCGTGATGAGCGGGGCACGTGGGTTCGAATCCCACCCTCTCCGCCATTTCTGTGCAACAAAAAAGAAGGGGAATACCCCCTTCTCGAAAGAATCCAAAATCCCTTTCTGATTAAAAGCAGTAGCTTATTCCTCCAACGAACCGCTCTGTCAAGTGGCTTCCTTCCCCTTCAAAGAAGATATAGAACAAGCGAAAATCTCCTCTTACAAAGAGCTTCTCCATAACCGGAATCTTTATCCCGCCGCCGAAGTTGATGGCGAAATGAGTGGCGCTATCACCAACGCCGAGGAAAGAGGCTGAGGCACGGCAGAGACCACCACCTGCAGTAAAATAGGGGACGAAGCTCTCATCTTCCGTCTTTATCGTACCAACGAAATTGCCATTGACGAAGACGAGCGAGGTATCAATAACCCCAAAAACGCTTCCCGGCACATAGGTGAACTCGAACTCGCCTCCGAACATCTCGCTGTAAGGGATAAAAACACCTCCCCCAATAGCGAGATCTGAACCGAGCACATCCATATGGTTTAGCCCAACGAAGAGAGAGACTTCCTTCTCCTTGTCGGCAGAAAACAGAGGAAGAGCAATAAGCAAAATCAGCAGGAACAACCCCGCTTTTTTAAGCATAACTTGTCTCCTTAATGTTTAAAGTTGCCCTTTCTTTACAATCTTAAATTTTAAAGAAAATTACTGTCAAATTTTTTCAGGAAAATCCATTTTTTTAAGAAATCAAAGGCTAAAATAAATTTTTCTCCTCCTTTGACTTCGAGAGTTCTCCAAATCAACCAACCACCATTTAATAGTGACTAAAAACGATAACCGAGACCACTGGTTACCCTGTGAAATACATCCCCCTTTTCCCCTTGCTTAAAAAGGAACAATCGGTAATCAACCCGGATGAGAAACCTACCCCCTACCGGGAGTTTAACTCCTCCACCAATATCCCCTGCTGCTTTGAAGGATATACTTCGTCTTATCACTCGTTCATAGGTAATGGGGACAAAGATATCCCCGATAAAAATGTAAAGGGTATCTGTTTCCTCCGGCGAGGTTACCTCTGCGTATAACCCAACTGCCCCACCCCACCAGCGAGATAGGGGGTCAATCCTTCTGCCAAATCCGTGAACTGATAAACAAGATCCATATTAAGGATATTACCGTTTATCCTGACATTATTTCCGGGGTAAAGCTCGGTCAGCCCTCTCCTTATGGGGTAGGTATCAGCAATGGGGATAAAGGTATATTCAAAAGCAACACCCAACTTACCGCTTAGGGGAAGGAAAAAGCCACCGCCAAAACAAACAGAGGGCTCATACAAAGTAAGGATAGTCAAACCCAAAAACACCGTAGATCTCTTTCTTCTCATTTTGGGAGAAAAGAGGGACGGCGATAATTAGAAGGATACCAAGAAGAATCGCCATCTTCTTTAACACCGTGAAAACCACCTCAGGTCATAAAAAGCCTTCTACTCCTCAATCAAAATCTCAAGCAATGATTATGCCAAAGAGACCCCACCTGCTAAATCCCTCGGTAATAAGAGGTTGTAGAAACTTAAGCGTCCTCTCTGCCCTCAATGGAGGAGAAATTGACTCCCTCTGGGTACGCCTGATCAAAAAATTTAGGAGTCTCCCCAATCGGAGACTCCCACTCGGTTAACCAATGCCGGGTGATGTCTGATCTTATATCTTTACAAAGATCATCTACTGTGAGAATTACAAACCGCCTATGACCATTTTCCTGACGCGGAAGGTGGGAGCGCTAACGCTTCCCTCGAGCTCGAGATCACTCCCCACCACATCAATACCTTTAAGCATCTCAAAGATATTCCCTGCAAGGGTGATGTTCGCTACCGGCTTCGTCTTCCTCCCCTCTTCGATCCAAACGCCCATCGCTCCAGCAGAAAAAGCCCCGGTTATCGGGTTCACCCCACCGCCCTGGGTTGCCATCAGGTAAAGCCCGTTCCTGAC carries:
- the tadA gene encoding tRNA adenosine(34) deaminase TadA: MTTKKDEEFLRLALAEAKRGAEEGEVPVGAIIVIEDEVVASAHNKPISLNDPTAHAEILAIREAAEKLGNYRLTGGTIYVTIEPCIMCIGAILQARLSRLVYGADDPKFGGVSSLIDLSKIRGLNHKLEIISGVLKEESASLLRSFFGKRRREKE
- a CDS encoding outer membrane beta-barrel protein; translated protein: MLKKAGLFLLILLIALPLFSADKEKEVSLFVGLNHMDVLGSDLAIGGGVFIPYSEMFGGEFEFTYVPGSVFGVIDTSLVFVNGNFVGTIKTEDESFVPYFTAGGGLCRASASFLGVGDSATHFAINFGGGIKIPVMEKLFVRGDFRLFYIFFEGEGSHLTERFVGGISYCF